The genomic window AGCGTTGAGAAGTCTCGGCGTTCGCGCCATAGGGGATGTACTGAGGTTTCCCGCGTCGTTTTGGGTGAAGCGGCTGGGCGCCTGGGGGGTGAAGCTCCATGAAAGGGCGCGGGGGGTTGATCCCGCTCCCGTCATTGCTTACTCGCAGGCGAAATCGTGCAGCGCGGAAGACACGTTCCCCGAAGACGTCGACGATGTGGAAACCCTGGAGAAATGGCTGTTTGTGCAGTCGGAAGAGGTGGGCAAGGAACTGCGCCGGGAGTCGTTCCGGGGCAGGACCGTGACCCTCAAGGTGAAATTCGCGGATTTCAGCTCCATCACCAGGAGTCATACGCTGCGCGAAGCCACCGATTGCACCCAGTTGATTTTCGGCACTGCTTCGCGCCTGCTCCGGGCGCTCAAGCTCAATCGCAAGGTCAGGCTCGTGGGCGTGGGGGTGTCCAACCTCTCCGCGATGCCCGAGCAGAAGCCGGTGTTTTCGGACTCCATGCTCGTGCGGCAGAGGAAGCTGGATCGGGCAATGGATCGAATCCACGAACGCTTCGGCCACGGGGCGCTGAGGAGGGGAAGGGTCCTCGGGTTCGAGAGCCCGGCGGATGAGGAGGGAGACCCTTGAGGGCGGGAGCCCGGATTTTCCCGGTCTCGGGACGGCATGCGGACTCGACGTTCATGAGGGCGTTCGCGTTCGATCCGATTTGAAGGCAATCGCAACAGGAGGAACGTGAGTTGACGGACCGCAGGTTCAAGTACAGGCGCGAGGATTTTGGAGAGCTTCCGGTCGATCTTCACCATCTGACCATCTATCTGAATTTTACGGGCGACACGGTGGAAGCCCGCAACGTGCTGGACATGACCGCCAGAACCGAATGCTCGCAACTGGAGCTCGATGCGGCGGATCTCGAGATTCTCGAGGTCCAATGGTTGCCCGATTCGGAACGGGGCGCCGCCATTCCGCTGGGATATGAATACGAGAAGGATCGAAACAAGCTGCGGGTCCGCCTTCCCCGGCCCGTGAAACCCGGCGACAGGTTCCGGCTGAGGACCTTCACCCGGTGCCGCCCGTCCGATCACATCCTGGAAGGGATATACAAGGACACCACGCCGCCGGACGCCCCGCAGCAATACATTTCCCAATGCCAGCAATGGGGTTTTCAGCGCATCATGCCCATCTTCGACGACTGTCGCGCCAAGTGCACGATGACCACGACCCTCGAAGCCGATGCCCGGTACACGCACTTGATCAGCAACGGCAACATCGATCCGGCGACCAACCCCGAGGGCAGGCCGGTTCCGAAGCCGGGCGAACCCGGGCGGCAGATCATCACCTTCGACAATCCCATCCCCATGGCGCCGTACCTGTTCATCGCGTGCGCCGGCACCTGGGATACTCTGCCGGGTGAGGTCACGTATGATTCCGGACGGAAGGTGAGACTCGAATACCTGGTGCCTCCGGGAGCCGTCGAGGGGGCGCGAATCCCCCTCGAAATCCTCAAGGAAGCCGTCCTGTGGATACGAAAGACCCAGGGATACGAATATACCGCAGACACCTACCGCACCATCTGCATGAACAAATCCAATTTCGGAGGCATGGAAAACGTCGGGAACACGACGATCGTGACCGACGCCGCGCTGCTCAACGAGCACACCCTGGATATCGGGCTGCAGTACGCCCATGCGGTGATCGTGCACGAGTTCGAACACAACCAGTGCGGCAGCGAAACGACCATGGAGACTCCCTTTGACGTCTGGCTGAACGAGGCTTACACGGTGGATGTCGAACGGCAGTTCATGGCCGATCGGTTCAACCCGGATTACGCAAGGTTGCAGCAGATCGAGAGCATCCGGAATCCGCTGCTCGGCCCTCTGGCCATCGAAGACGGCGGGCACGCGGGGAGGATCGTCCGGGAAGGTTTCAACAATCCGGACGAATTGATCGACGGCGTGACCTATGTGAAGGCCGCGGAAGTCATCCGCATGCTTCGGCTGGTGATCGGAGCGGAGTGTTTCAAAGCGGGCAAGGAGCTTTATTTTTCGCGGTACCGCCACTCCAATGCGAACACCGACCAGTTCTTCGCCTGCTTCGAAGAAAAGTGCGGGAGATCGCTGGAACGGTTCAAGAAGGGATGGCTCTACACCCTCGGATATCCTAAAGTCACCGCGGACACGGAATACGATCCGGTGCGGCGGCAATACCGCATTCGATTCGAACAGCAGGCTCCTCCGGGGCTCGATCCCTTTCACCTGCCCATCCAACTGGCTCTGGTGGACCGCCAGGGCGGCGATGTCCCGGGGACCGCGCGTGTTTTCGAGCTCGAGGAAAGTACCGGCGAGTTGGTGCTCGACGGGATCGAAAAGGCGCCGGCCTTCGCGTCCATGAACCGGGACTATTCCTTCTACGGGACATTCCGTTGGCTGAACGCGTCTCCGGAAGTCCTGGCCATGCAGGTGCGGCTCGATCCGAACATCACCGCTCGAGTGGACGCCATGCGGCAGTTGACGGACCGGGAAAGGATCGACCTGCTGTTGAATGCGGATGCGTCGGTGTCTCCGAAATGGCTGGCGCTATTCGGGGAGGTGCTGGCCGACCGATCGTTGCCGCCGGCCGTGAAAGCGTTTTTTCTGCGCATCGACGAGCAGCCGGCCGATCGCGACTACTCAACCTGGTACCCGGAGCTCGTGTGCGCCCGGGAACGCATGATGCTGGCCGTGAACAAGATCTACCGGAAGACGCTGCTGCAGGAGTTCGATCGTCTCGACACGTATTCGGCCGAGAGAAGAAAGACCCCGCGGGATGGCATAGAGGAGCGGATGCTCAAGCACGTTCTGCTGGATCTCATCGTCTCGGACGACTCCGCCGACAGCCATCGATTGATCGTGGACCACTTCCGAGCCGCAACCACCGCAAACGACCGGGTGGCGGCACTCACGGCACTCAACCGGAGTTCCTCCCCCGAGCGCAGGCCGCTCCTTGAAGAAGTCTACCACTCCTGGCACACGCATCTGAGCGGATACGCCAATTATCTTCGAATCATATCCGGCGGTACCCGGCCCGACGTGTTCGACATGATCGAAACGGAGAAGCGGCGGCCTTCGTTTCAGATCACCCAGCCGACCTGGTGCAGGGCGTTGTTCGTCACCATGGCGGCAAACAACAAGATAATCTGGACGGACCACGGCATACGCCGGCTGGCCGATGCCGTCGTGGAAGTCGCGCCGGTCAATGCAACCACGGCAAGCCGGATGCTCAACACCTTCCAGCACGTCCACAAGCTCAAACAGGAACTGCGCGCCAAAGTCGTGCCCGCCCTGGAGCACATCGTCGGGAGCGTTTCGGAAAGGGTGAGCCCGACCGTCCATGGCCAGGCCGAAGCTTACCTGAGAGGCGCCTGATACTGCGGGACCCCATTATTCAGGCAGGCCGGCATGCGACTCGCAGTCCGCACCGCGGTGCAGGGATGTCGGGAGAATCAGCGGTGTTTCCGGTCGACGGTCAAGACCCGGAATCAGAGCATTGCGAGCCCACTCTCCTGAGGAAGATGCGCGCGCCGTCGCTCAAGGCGCCTTCGAGGCCGAGGCGGAAGCCGTGTTCGTCTACGGCGTAAAGCGCTCCTTTGAGTGCCGCTTCATAGAGGGACTGCCCGCAGGAAATCAGGGCGTGGCGGACCTGCATTCCCCGGTAGAGCGTCACCGGGCGTGTGTCGACGTATACGGTGATGCGTGCGTCAGCGGTTGACAAAGGTGGTCCTGTCCTGGACTGCGGGAGCGACCGGCGAATGTTTCTTCAGATACTCCACCAGAACATCCCGCAAATTGTCCCCGAAGGTGATGTTTTTCCCGTGCTTGAAGGTTTCGAACCGGTCTCCGCCGGCTGCCAGAAAGTCATTGGTGACGATCCTGTAGGTCTTCCGATCATCCAGCGGGCTCTCACCTACGGTAACCCGGACGGCGCGCGAACCCGCCGGTCGCGACGGATCGTAGACGACCCGAAGGCCGGAAACCTGGAGCACGTCTTTTCTCCAACCGGCGCTGAATTCGAGGATTTCCCTGATCTGGCGACCTGTCAGGTCCATGACGGTCAGGGCGTTGTCAAAGGGAAGGACGGCGTAGATCTGTTCCACGCGGATGTCCCCTTTCGGTATGTTGGCCCTGATCCCACCGCTGTTGTGGAAGGCGACGGCAACCCCCGTCGACTCCCGCATCGCGTCCGCAATGAGGTCTCCCACGTTGGACTCCTTGTCGGGCGATCGTTCGAGGTCCGTCAAAGTCCGTCCGACCACCACGGAGAATTCCTTGCCGATGAGTTCACCGTATTGGTTGACCATACCGGCGACGGTACGGTCGTAGGGATCGTCAGGCCCGGCACTGACCAGCCTGAGCTCGTCATCACCGGCGGCATGAAGGACCCTTCCCGTTGTCGGGTCGATTTTCAGATGGAGTACGCCCAGGTACATTCCATAGGAGCCGGCCTGTACGATGATCGTATTGCGGACCTTCACCGGGACGGTGACGGCGGTGTGACTGTGTCCTCCCACGATCACGTCGATTCCGCGAACGCAACCGGCGAGTCTCTTGTCCGCGTCGAGGCCCTGGTGGGACAGCACGATCACCAGCTTTGCGCCCTGGCGCCTGACCTTTCTGATGAGCCCGGGAAGGACCTTTTCCGGTTTGCGGAAGACCAGGCCGGCGACATTGGTCGGGTTGGTGCTGTATGGAGTTTCGACGGTGGTGATGCCGATGACCGCGACTTTCACGCCGCTCTTGTCCAGCAGTATGTAAGGCCGAGTGCCCCGGAGCGGGGTGCCGTCGGTGTCGGTGACGTTGGCCGCGAGAAAAGGGAACGCGGCCGATGCGATGAGGGTGTTCAGGGTATCCCGTCCCCAGTCGAATTCATGGTTGCCGACGGTCATGGCTTCGAATCCGACGGCGTTCATGAACTCTATGACCGGGCGTCCTTTGAATACGTTGGAGATTGCCATCCCCTGGAACATATCTCCGGCTGAAAGCAAGAAGGTGCTCTGCGGGCCGGCGGTGTCCCGCTCCCGACGGATCATCTCCGCCAGGTAGGCGGCTCCGCCGATGGCCGTCGCCGAGTCGAGGCTCTTTTCCAGAAAGGGCATGAGGCGTCCGTGAAAATCGTTGACGTGCAGGACGGTCAGTTCCCGGACCGGGGGACCGCCCGAGGCGGCGGCAAAGGGAGCCAAGACAAGAATGAGAAGGACACATAAAACGGAGGCGATGTG from Syntrophobacter fumaroxidans MPOB includes these protein-coding regions:
- a CDS encoding M1 family metallopeptidase, with amino-acid sequence MTDRRFKYRREDFGELPVDLHHLTIYLNFTGDTVEARNVLDMTARTECSQLELDAADLEILEVQWLPDSERGAAIPLGYEYEKDRNKLRVRLPRPVKPGDRFRLRTFTRCRPSDHILEGIYKDTTPPDAPQQYISQCQQWGFQRIMPIFDDCRAKCTMTTTLEADARYTHLISNGNIDPATNPEGRPVPKPGEPGRQIITFDNPIPMAPYLFIACAGTWDTLPGEVTYDSGRKVRLEYLVPPGAVEGARIPLEILKEAVLWIRKTQGYEYTADTYRTICMNKSNFGGMENVGNTTIVTDAALLNEHTLDIGLQYAHAVIVHEFEHNQCGSETTMETPFDVWLNEAYTVDVERQFMADRFNPDYARLQQIESIRNPLLGPLAIEDGGHAGRIVREGFNNPDELIDGVTYVKAAEVIRMLRLVIGAECFKAGKELYFSRYRHSNANTDQFFACFEEKCGRSLERFKKGWLYTLGYPKVTADTEYDPVRRQYRIRFEQQAPPGLDPFHLPIQLALVDRQGGDVPGTARVFELEESTGELVLDGIEKAPAFASMNRDYSFYGTFRWLNASPEVLAMQVRLDPNITARVDAMRQLTDRERIDLLLNADASVSPKWLALFGEVLADRSLPPAVKAFFLRIDEQPADRDYSTWYPELVCARERMMLAVNKIYRKTLLQEFDRLDTYSAERRKTPRDGIEERMLKHVLLDLIVSDDSADSHRLIVDHFRAATTANDRVAALTALNRSSSPERRPLLEEVYHSWHTHLSGYANYLRIISGGTRPDVFDMIETEKRRPSFQITQPTWCRALFVTMAANNKIIWTDHGIRRLADAVVEVAPVNATTASRMLNTFQHVHKLKQELRAKVVPALEHIVGSVSERVSPTVHGQAEAYLRGA
- a CDS encoding bifunctional metallophosphatase/5'-nucleotidase, coding for MKKHIASVLCVLLILVLAPFAAASGGPPVRELTVLHVNDFHGRLMPFLEKSLDSATAIGGAAYLAEMIRRERDTAGPQSTFLLSAGDMFQGMAISNVFKGRPVIEFMNAVGFEAMTVGNHEFDWGRDTLNTLIASAAFPFLAANVTDTDGTPLRGTRPYILLDKSGVKVAVIGITTVETPYSTNPTNVAGLVFRKPEKVLPGLIRKVRRQGAKLVIVLSHQGLDADKRLAGCVRGIDVIVGGHSHTAVTVPVKVRNTIIVQAGSYGMYLGVLHLKIDPTTGRVLHAAGDDELRLVSAGPDDPYDRTVAGMVNQYGELIGKEFSVVVGRTLTDLERSPDKESNVGDLIADAMRESTGVAVAFHNSGGIRANIPKGDIRVEQIYAVLPFDNALTVMDLTGRQIREILEFSAGWRKDVLQVSGLRVVYDPSRPAGSRAVRVTVGESPLDDRKTYRIVTNDFLAAGGDRFETFKHGKNITFGDNLRDVLVEYLKKHSPVAPAVQDRTTFVNR